The following coding sequences are from one Diprion similis isolate iyDipSimi1 chromosome 9, iyDipSimi1.1, whole genome shotgun sequence window:
- the LOC124410272 gene encoding mitochondrial potassium channel ATP-binding subunit isoform X1, with protein sequence MSILRITSQHAGITRNLCVRYCLDKKIESLNKVKREFVTYLRKEFKPKTKCERLSCNAAAFGIGGIGVATACVMQWGRSRVFCEADRTAGVIKVTEKEPSFPWARFSQYLYPHVWHFLLALASALAVAVLNIWIPQCMSEVINIVAKLSDKTGFSENTEGSNVASIMFEKLAQPTFRLARMYVTQALFTFVYIYTLSGIGEKIAMSLRQDLFKSVIMQDMTFFDRNRTGEIVNRLTSDIQDFKSAFKMCFSQGLRSITQIIGCVISITMISPQLTGIIVMCVPTIILVGAILGSSLRKMSRDAQNQTAKSTAVSEEAISNIRTVRAFAAEEREIEMFSKEVELAAAMHQRLGFGIGLFQGGTNLFLNGIVLGTLYLGGHLMAIGQLTPGDLMAFLMATQTIQRSLTQLSLLFGSYVRGISAGGRVFEFLDLPPSPLMIGGDVITDRCFRGNICFENVTFEYPTRPNKPILKNFNLNIPAGKTVAIVGSSGNGKTTVAALLERLYDVDEGSIKIDGTDIRTLNSSYLRGGVLGYINQEPILFATTIMENIRYGMQGATDSEVIEAAKEANADEFIRNFPQKYNTLVGERGTQLSGGQKQRVAIARALLKKPSILILDEATSALDYESERVVQRALDSAAKGRTVVIIAHRLSTIKNADIIVVLQNGVIVEMGKHDELTTRNGVYYNLVNQQEKQKKDETEKRQHG encoded by the exons ATGTCTATTCTACGCATAACCTCTCAGCACGCTGGAATCACGag gaaTCTGTGCGTACGATATTGCCTGGACAAAAAGATAGAATCGTTGAACAAGGTAAAGAGAGAATTTGTCACGTATCTTCGCAAAGAATTCAAGCCTAAAACCAAATGCGAACGCCTGTCTTGCAACGCCGCAGCATTCGGAATCGGTGGAATTGGTGTAGCGACTGCGTGTGTGATGCAATGGGGACGCAGCAGAGTCTTTTGTGAAGCCGATAGAACCGCCGGTGTAATAAAAGTTACCGAAAAAGAGCCGTCCTTTCCATGGGCTAGATTCTCGCAGTACTTGTATCCACATGTTTGGCATTTCTTGTTGGCACTGGCT AGTGCACTCGCCGTTGCCGTGTTGAATATTTGGATTCCACAATGTATGAGTGAAGTTATAAACATTGTGGCTAAATTATCAGACAAAACTGGCTTTTCCGAGAACACTGAAGGCAGCAATGTGGCGTCCATAATGTTTGAGAAATTGGCACAACCGACCTTTCGTTTGGCACGCATGTACGTAACCCAA GCACTGTTCACATTTGTGTACATTTACACTCTCTCGGGAATTGGCGAAAAGATAGCGATGAGCCTTCGTCAAGATCTGTTCAAGTCAGTGATAATGCAGGACATGACGTTCTTTGATAGAAATAGAACGGGAGAAATAGTAAATCGACTGACAAGTGATATACAAGATTTCAAGAGCGCGTTTAAAATGTGCTTTTCCCAAGGTCTCAGAAGCATTACGCAGATCATCGGATGTGTCATCTCTATCACAATGATATCTCCACAATTGACTGGTATCATAGTGATGTGCGTTCCTACTATTATATTAGTAGGTGCTATTCTCGGCTcaagtttgagaaaaatgtcaagAGACGCTCAGAATCAGACAGCTAAATCAACGGCTGTTTCTGAAGAAGCCATCAGCAACATCAGAACT GTGAGAGCGTTTGCTGCGGAGGAAAGGGAAATCGAGATGTTTTCCAAAGAAGTTGAACTAGCGGCAGCGATGCATCAGCGTCTAGGCTTTGGTATTGGCCTTTTTCAAGGTGGGACTAATTTGTTTCTCAACGGAATAGTTTTGGGAACACTTTACCTGGGTGGACATCTCATGGCCATCGGTCAGCTCACTCCCGGGGATCTAATGGCGTTTTTAATGGCGACCCAAACTATTCAGAGATCTTTAACTCAGCTGTCTCTTCTGTTCGGCAGCTATGTGAGAGGGATCAGTGCAGGCGGCAGAGTTTTTGAG tttCTTGACCTTCCACCGTCCCCGCTGATGATTGGAGGTGACGTAATCACTGATAGATGTTTCAGGGGTAATATCTGCTTTGAAAATGTTACTTTCGAGTATCCAACTCGACCGAACAaaccaatcctgaaaaatttcaatcttaatATTCCTGCTGGTAAAACCGTTGCCATCGTTGGTTCCAGTGGAAATGGCAAAACGACAGTAGCTGCGCTGCTCGAAAG gcTGTACGACGTTGACGAAGGCTCAATCAAAATTGATGGTACAGATATCAGAACGTTGAATTCAAGTTATTTAAGAGGTGGAGTATTAGGTTACATAAATCAAGAACCCATACTGTTCGCAACAACGATAATGGAGAACATCAGATACGGAATGCAAGGAGCGACAGATTCAGAA gTAATTGAAGCAGCGAAAGAAGCAAATGCGGATGAATTCATTCGCAACTTTCCTCAAAAATATAACACTCTCGTTGGGGAAAGAGGCACACAACTTTCGGGAGGCCAAAAGCAACGAGTGGCCATCGCCAGAGCACTGCTAAAAAAACCTTCAATTCTAATTCTGGATGAGGCCACAAG CGCGTTGGATTACGAAAGCGAGAGGGTCGTCCAAAGGGCCTTAGACTCCGCAGCTAAAGGTAGAACTGTTGTCATCATTGCTCATAGATTGAGTACGATAAAAAATGCGGATATTATTGTTGTCCTGCAGAACGGTGTAATTGTTGAG ATGGGTAAACACGACGAGCTTACGACGAGAAACGGAGTGTATTACAATTTAGTAAATCAGCAAGAGAAACAGAAGAAGGACGAAACGGAAAAGCGCCAACATGGATGA
- the LOC124410272 gene encoding mitochondrial potassium channel ATP-binding subunit isoform X2: MSILRITSQHAGITRNLCVRYCLDKKIESLNKVKREFVTYLRKEFKPKTKCERLSCNAAAFGIGGIGVATACVMQWGRSRVFCEADRTAGVIKVTEKEPSFPWARFSQYLYPHVWHFLLALAALFTFVYIYTLSGIGEKIAMSLRQDLFKSVIMQDMTFFDRNRTGEIVNRLTSDIQDFKSAFKMCFSQGLRSITQIIGCVISITMISPQLTGIIVMCVPTIILVGAILGSSLRKMSRDAQNQTAKSTAVSEEAISNIRTVRAFAAEEREIEMFSKEVELAAAMHQRLGFGIGLFQGGTNLFLNGIVLGTLYLGGHLMAIGQLTPGDLMAFLMATQTIQRSLTQLSLLFGSYVRGISAGGRVFEFLDLPPSPLMIGGDVITDRCFRGNICFENVTFEYPTRPNKPILKNFNLNIPAGKTVAIVGSSGNGKTTVAALLERLYDVDEGSIKIDGTDIRTLNSSYLRGGVLGYINQEPILFATTIMENIRYGMQGATDSEVIEAAKEANADEFIRNFPQKYNTLVGERGTQLSGGQKQRVAIARALLKKPSILILDEATSALDYESERVVQRALDSAAKGRTVVIIAHRLSTIKNADIIVVLQNGVIVEMGKHDELTTRNGVYYNLVNQQEKQKKDETEKRQHG; the protein is encoded by the exons ATGTCTATTCTACGCATAACCTCTCAGCACGCTGGAATCACGag gaaTCTGTGCGTACGATATTGCCTGGACAAAAAGATAGAATCGTTGAACAAGGTAAAGAGAGAATTTGTCACGTATCTTCGCAAAGAATTCAAGCCTAAAACCAAATGCGAACGCCTGTCTTGCAACGCCGCAGCATTCGGAATCGGTGGAATTGGTGTAGCGACTGCGTGTGTGATGCAATGGGGACGCAGCAGAGTCTTTTGTGAAGCCGATAGAACCGCCGGTGTAATAAAAGTTACCGAAAAAGAGCCGTCCTTTCCATGGGCTAGATTCTCGCAGTACTTGTATCCACATGTTTGGCATTTCTTGTTGGCACTGGCT GCACTGTTCACATTTGTGTACATTTACACTCTCTCGGGAATTGGCGAAAAGATAGCGATGAGCCTTCGTCAAGATCTGTTCAAGTCAGTGATAATGCAGGACATGACGTTCTTTGATAGAAATAGAACGGGAGAAATAGTAAATCGACTGACAAGTGATATACAAGATTTCAAGAGCGCGTTTAAAATGTGCTTTTCCCAAGGTCTCAGAAGCATTACGCAGATCATCGGATGTGTCATCTCTATCACAATGATATCTCCACAATTGACTGGTATCATAGTGATGTGCGTTCCTACTATTATATTAGTAGGTGCTATTCTCGGCTcaagtttgagaaaaatgtcaagAGACGCTCAGAATCAGACAGCTAAATCAACGGCTGTTTCTGAAGAAGCCATCAGCAACATCAGAACT GTGAGAGCGTTTGCTGCGGAGGAAAGGGAAATCGAGATGTTTTCCAAAGAAGTTGAACTAGCGGCAGCGATGCATCAGCGTCTAGGCTTTGGTATTGGCCTTTTTCAAGGTGGGACTAATTTGTTTCTCAACGGAATAGTTTTGGGAACACTTTACCTGGGTGGACATCTCATGGCCATCGGTCAGCTCACTCCCGGGGATCTAATGGCGTTTTTAATGGCGACCCAAACTATTCAGAGATCTTTAACTCAGCTGTCTCTTCTGTTCGGCAGCTATGTGAGAGGGATCAGTGCAGGCGGCAGAGTTTTTGAG tttCTTGACCTTCCACCGTCCCCGCTGATGATTGGAGGTGACGTAATCACTGATAGATGTTTCAGGGGTAATATCTGCTTTGAAAATGTTACTTTCGAGTATCCAACTCGACCGAACAaaccaatcctgaaaaatttcaatcttaatATTCCTGCTGGTAAAACCGTTGCCATCGTTGGTTCCAGTGGAAATGGCAAAACGACAGTAGCTGCGCTGCTCGAAAG gcTGTACGACGTTGACGAAGGCTCAATCAAAATTGATGGTACAGATATCAGAACGTTGAATTCAAGTTATTTAAGAGGTGGAGTATTAGGTTACATAAATCAAGAACCCATACTGTTCGCAACAACGATAATGGAGAACATCAGATACGGAATGCAAGGAGCGACAGATTCAGAA gTAATTGAAGCAGCGAAAGAAGCAAATGCGGATGAATTCATTCGCAACTTTCCTCAAAAATATAACACTCTCGTTGGGGAAAGAGGCACACAACTTTCGGGAGGCCAAAAGCAACGAGTGGCCATCGCCAGAGCACTGCTAAAAAAACCTTCAATTCTAATTCTGGATGAGGCCACAAG CGCGTTGGATTACGAAAGCGAGAGGGTCGTCCAAAGGGCCTTAGACTCCGCAGCTAAAGGTAGAACTGTTGTCATCATTGCTCATAGATTGAGTACGATAAAAAATGCGGATATTATTGTTGTCCTGCAGAACGGTGTAATTGTTGAG ATGGGTAAACACGACGAGCTTACGACGAGAAACGGAGTGTATTACAATTTAGTAAATCAGCAAGAGAAACAGAAGAAGGACGAAACGGAAAAGCGCCAACATGGATGA